The following proteins come from a genomic window of Paenibacillus sp. CAA11:
- a CDS encoding S1C family serine protease codes for MKWEGKAGAAVLVATVLSTAISLEAGAQQKANTAAAAYLAASTWTKQTEAAKAQGTFHSQLAAEASQQKTNSTSSETSSLVPSIIKQVSPSVVGIIGKPTEESLEEAGSGDAGSGDEDAMAHGTGVVLRSDGWIITNAHVVLSLEDALVVTSTGKQYSIEESYIDEVSDLALIRIQAKDLKPAKLAASSKNTVVGERVIALGTPVSFSLRGSATEGIVSGLNRAINASYRLIQTDAAINPGNSGGPLLNMKGEVIGINSMKYEAIGVENMGFSIPIDTVHYVINQLLAYGEVRRPSLGLTLKESHSAMIGLPSAQPLTVTEVNSDAAKRAGIQAGDVLYRLNNTRVSSLVDVNELLKKYKPGEKVVLWMQSEGDIVKRTLQLTQDTTSDEAEALG; via the coding sequence ATGAAATGGGAGGGGAAAGCAGGTGCCGCTGTACTTGTGGCAACTGTCCTGTCAACAGCCATTAGTCTTGAGGCAGGGGCACAGCAGAAAGCGAATACAGCCGCAGCTGCATATTTAGCAGCAAGTACATGGACGAAGCAAACGGAGGCTGCTAAGGCACAGGGGACGTTTCATAGCCAGCTTGCAGCTGAAGCCTCACAGCAGAAGACGAACTCAACATCAAGCGAGACAAGCAGCCTAGTGCCGTCTATCATCAAGCAGGTATCGCCTTCCGTGGTAGGCATTATCGGCAAGCCTACGGAGGAGAGCCTGGAGGAGGCTGGTTCCGGCGACGCTGGAAGCGGGGATGAGGACGCCATGGCCCATGGAACAGGAGTTGTGCTGCGCTCGGACGGATGGATTATCACAAATGCGCATGTGGTTCTTAGCTTGGAGGATGCTTTAGTAGTGACTTCCACAGGCAAACAATACTCCATTGAAGAATCGTACATAGACGAAGTCAGCGATCTTGCCTTGATCCGAATTCAAGCTAAGGACCTGAAGCCGGCGAAGCTGGCTGCTTCTTCGAAGAACACCGTTGTGGGTGAGAGGGTCATTGCGCTTGGTACACCGGTATCCTTCTCGCTGAGGGGGTCGGCTACCGAGGGGATTGTAAGTGGGCTGAACCGGGCCATTAATGCGTCTTACCGGCTGATCCAGACTGATGCAGCGATTAATCCAGGCAATAGCGGCGGGCCGCTGCTGAACATGAAAGGCGAGGTTATCGGCATTAATTCTATGAAGTATGAGGCGATCGGCGTGGAAAATATGGGCTTTTCCATCCCGATTGATACGGTGCATTATGTGATTAATCAGCTTCTGGCTTATGGTGAAGTACGGCGGCCATCGCTGGGTTTAACCTTGAAGGAGAGCCATTCCGCGATGATCGGATTACCCAGTGCTCAGCCGCTCACAGTGACCGAAGTGAACTCTGATGCGGCAAAGCGGGCAGGAATTCAAGCAGGAGATGTGCTGTACCGGCTTAATAACACCCGGGTATCCTCTCTGGTTGATGTGAACGAGTTGTTGAAGAAATATAAGCCTGGCGAGAAGGTCGTTTTGTGGATGCAGTCCGAAGGAGACATTGTGAAGCGAACGCTTCAGCTGACCCAGGATACAACTAGCGATGAGGCTGAAGCTTTAGGATAA
- the uvrA gene encoding excinuclease ABC subunit UvrA, whose translation MAIENITIKGARAHNLKNIDITIPRDKFVVLTGLSGSGKSSLAFDTIYAEGQRRYVESLSAYARQFLGQMEKPDVDSIDGLSPAISIDQKTTSRNPRSTVGTVTEIYDYLRLLFARIGKPHCPEHGIEITSQTVEQMVDRIMQYPEKTRLQILAPVISGRKGEHKSLFSEISKQGFVRVRVDGELRDLSENIELEKNKKHSIEVVVDRIVIKEDVASRLADSIETALKMSGGQLLVDIIGQEELRFSSNYACPICGFSMEELSPRMFSFNSPFGACPECDGLGAKMVIDPELLVPDPSKSIEGGAFEAWSGGYSNYYPQFLKSVAEHYEIPQDVPVSELTKEQMNVLLYGTGEQKVRFRYQNDFGQTKDAYVTFEGIVNNLERRYRETASEGIREFIEGFMGAKPCGTCRGHRLKKEVLAVTVGGENIAHVTDLSIGEAMSYFGQLDLSEKDKAIAHLILKEINSRLGFLVNVGLDYLTMSRAAGTLSGGEAQRIRLATQIGSSLMGVLYILDEPSIGLHQRDNDKLISTLAHMRDLGNTLIVVEHDEDTMLACDYIIDIGPGAGIHGGQVVAQGTPQEVMDDPNSLTGQYLSGRKFIPVNPDRRKADNRWLEIRGAKENNLKNINVKIPVGVFTAVTGVSGSGKSTLVNEILYKTLARDLNRAKVRPGQYREIRGLEHVEKVVDIDQSPIGRTPRSNPATYTGVFDDIRDLFSQTNEAKVRGYKKGRFSFNIKGGRCEACRGDGIIKIEMHFLPDIYVPCEVCKGKRYNRETLEVKYKNKSIADVLEMTVEDATEFFQNIPKIHRKLQTLLDVGLGYVKLGQPATTLSGGEAQRVKLASELYRRSTGKTMYILDEPTTGLHVDDIDRLLKVLHRLVDSGESVLVIEHNLDVIKTADYIIDLGPEGGSGGGTVIATGTPEEIVQVDLSYTGRYLKPILERDTKRSLELQAQ comes from the coding sequence ATGGCCATAGAGAATATTACGATCAAGGGCGCCAGAGCCCACAATTTAAAAAACATTGATATTACTATACCGCGCGACAAGTTTGTCGTGCTGACCGGCCTGAGCGGCTCGGGTAAATCTTCACTGGCATTTGATACGATCTATGCCGAAGGCCAGCGCCGTTATGTGGAGTCTCTATCGGCTTATGCCCGTCAATTTCTGGGACAGATGGAGAAGCCGGATGTCGATTCCATCGATGGCCTGTCTCCTGCCATCTCTATCGACCAGAAGACCACGAGCCGGAACCCCCGGTCTACAGTAGGAACGGTTACGGAGATTTATGACTATCTCCGCCTGCTGTTTGCACGTATCGGCAAGCCTCACTGCCCTGAGCACGGTATTGAGATTACTTCACAGACGGTGGAGCAAATGGTGGACCGGATTATGCAGTATCCTGAGAAGACCCGTCTGCAAATTCTCGCGCCAGTGATTTCTGGCCGCAAGGGCGAGCACAAGAGCTTGTTCAGCGAGATTTCCAAACAGGGCTTTGTTCGTGTCCGGGTCGACGGTGAATTGCGTGATCTATCCGAGAACATTGAGCTGGAGAAGAACAAGAAGCACTCCATTGAGGTTGTGGTAGACCGGATCGTGATTAAGGAAGATGTAGCCTCACGGCTGGCCGATTCCATTGAGACGGCTCTGAAAATGTCCGGAGGCCAGCTGCTTGTTGACATCATCGGCCAGGAGGAGCTGCGCTTCAGCTCCAACTATGCGTGCCCGATCTGCGGCTTCAGCATGGAGGAGCTGTCGCCGAGAATGTTCTCGTTCAACAGTCCGTTCGGAGCTTGCCCGGAATGCGATGGCCTCGGCGCCAAGATGGTCATTGATCCGGAGCTGCTGGTTCCAGATCCGAGCAAGAGCATTGAGGGTGGAGCGTTCGAGGCTTGGTCCGGCGGGTATTCCAACTATTATCCGCAGTTCCTGAAATCGGTCGCCGAGCATTATGAGATTCCGCAGGATGTTCCCGTCTCTGAACTAACCAAGGAGCAGATGAATGTGCTGCTGTATGGTACAGGGGAACAGAAGGTGCGCTTCCGTTATCAGAATGATTTCGGCCAGACGAAGGATGCCTACGTCACCTTTGAGGGCATCGTGAACAACCTGGAACGGCGCTATCGTGAGACGGCATCAGAAGGCATTCGTGAATTTATAGAAGGTTTTATGGGCGCCAAGCCTTGCGGCACCTGCCGCGGCCACCGGCTGAAGAAGGAAGTGCTGGCGGTGACCGTTGGTGGTGAGAACATCGCCCATGTGACGGATCTGTCCATTGGGGAAGCGATGAGCTATTTCGGGCAACTTGACTTGAGCGAGAAGGACAAGGCCATTGCCCACCTGATCCTCAAAGAGATTAACAGCCGTTTGGGCTTCCTGGTTAACGTAGGCTTGGACTATTTAACGATGAGCCGCGCGGCAGGAACGCTGTCCGGCGGGGAGGCTCAGCGAATCCGGCTGGCCACTCAGATCGGCTCCAGCTTGATGGGGGTCCTCTACATCCTGGACGAGCCCAGCATCGGGCTTCATCAGCGGGATAATGACAAGCTGATCTCGACGCTTGCCCATATGCGTGATCTGGGCAATACGCTGATTGTCGTAGAGCATGACGAGGATACGATGCTCGCCTGCGACTATATCATTGATATTGGGCCAGGTGCGGGGATTCATGGCGGTCAGGTGGTAGCGCAGGGAACCCCGCAGGAGGTTATGGATGATCCGAACTCCTTGACAGGGCAATACTTAAGCGGGCGCAAGTTCATTCCTGTGAATCCGGATCGGCGCAAGGCGGACAACCGCTGGCTGGAGATTCGCGGAGCGAAAGAGAATAATTTGAAGAATATCAATGTCAAGATTCCTGTCGGTGTCTTTACGGCGGTTACAGGGGTATCCGGATCGGGTAAATCGACGCTCGTAAATGAAATTCTGTACAAGACTCTAGCTCGGGATTTGAACAGAGCGAAGGTACGCCCTGGACAATACCGGGAAATTCGCGGCTTGGAGCACGTGGAGAAGGTCGTTGATATTGACCAGTCTCCAATTGGGCGGACGCCGCGTTCCAACCCGGCAACCTATACCGGGGTATTCGATGACATCCGCGATTTGTTCTCCCAGACGAATGAAGCAAAGGTCAGAGGCTATAAGAAGGGCCGCTTCAGCTTCAATATCAAGGGCGGACGCTGTGAAGCCTGCCGGGGGGACGGAATCATCAAGATTGAAATGCACTTCCTGCCGGATATATATGTACCTTGTGAAGTATGCAAGGGCAAGCGTTATAACCGGGAGACACTTGAAGTGAAATACAAGAACAAGAGCATCGCTGATGTCCTGGAGATGACCGTGGAGGATGCCACAGAGTTCTTCCAGAACATTCCGAAGATTCATCGGAAGCTGCAAACCCTGCTGGACGTAGGCTTAGGTTATGTGAAGCTGGGACAGCCGGCCACCACATTATCCGGCGGTGAGGCCCAGCGGGTGAAGCTTGCCTCCGAACTGTACCGCCGCAGCACGGGCAAGACGATGTACATTTTGGACGAGCCGACGACCGGTCTGCATGTGGATGATATTGACCGGCTGCTCAAGGTGCTTCATCGTCTGGTGGATTCAGGCGAATCGGTGCTGGTTATTGAGCACAACCTCGACGTCATCAAGACGGCGGATTATATCATTGATTTAGGACCGGAAGGCGGCAGCGGCGGTGGAACCGTGATCGCAACCGGCACACCAGAAGAGATCGTGCAGGTAGACCTCTCTTATACAGGCCGCTACCTGAAGCCGATTCTTGAGCGGGATACAAAGCGTAGTCTGGAGCTGCAGGCTCAGTAA
- the uvrB gene encoding excinuclease ABC subunit UvrB: protein MTDIVVSNQKFEIVSEFQPQGDQPAAVEQLVEGVRQGKKHQTLLGATGTGKTFTIAHTIQKLGRPTLVIAHNKTLAAQLASEFKDFFPNNSVDYFVSYYDYYQPEAYIPSSDTYIEKDSSINEEIDKLRHSATSSLFERRDVIIVASVSCIYGLGSPMEYGNLLLSLRVGMEKPRNQILSRLVDIQYQRNDINFVRGTFRVRGDVIEIFPASKGEHAVRVEFFGDEIERITEIDVLTGELVGEREHVAIFPASHFVTQEETMRVALVNIERELEQRLEEFRSQGKLLEAQRLEQRTRYDIEMMKEVGFCSGIENYSGPLTFRERGATPYTLLDYFPDDMLVVIDESHVTLPQIRAMYNGDQARKNVLVDHGFRLPSALDNRPLKFEEFEDKVNQVIYVSATPGPYEIEHTDKMVEQIIRPTGLLDPIIEVRPTEGQIDDLIGEIRDRIDRDERVLVTTLTKKMSEDLTDYLKEIGIKVRYLHSDIKTLERMQILRDLRLGTFHVLIGINLLREGLDLPEVSLVAILDADKEGFLRSERSLIQTIGRAARNADGRVVMYGDQITESMDKAIKETERRRSIQIAYNEKHGITPQTIRKKIRDVIEATKVAESKADYLADGGNKKLSKKERQSLIQRLEAEMKEAAKNLQFERAAELRDAVLELKAE, encoded by the coding sequence ATGACGGATATTGTCGTCAGTAACCAGAAATTTGAGATTGTGTCGGAATTTCAACCGCAAGGCGACCAGCCTGCAGCTGTGGAACAGCTGGTTGAAGGGGTCAGACAGGGCAAGAAGCATCAGACCCTGTTAGGAGCAACGGGGACAGGCAAGACATTTACGATTGCCCACACGATTCAGAAGCTAGGCCGTCCGACGCTGGTCATCGCCCATAATAAGACGTTGGCCGCGCAGCTGGCAAGTGAGTTTAAGGATTTTTTTCCGAACAACTCGGTTGATTATTTCGTGAGCTACTATGATTACTATCAGCCTGAAGCGTATATTCCGTCTTCAGATACCTATATTGAGAAGGACTCCAGCATTAATGAAGAGATCGATAAGCTTCGCCACTCCGCGACAAGCTCGCTGTTCGAGCGCAGGGATGTCATTATTGTGGCTAGCGTATCTTGCATTTACGGTTTGGGTTCTCCGATGGAGTACGGCAACCTGCTGCTGTCTCTGCGAGTTGGCATGGAGAAGCCGCGCAATCAGATCTTGAGCCGACTGGTGGACATTCAGTATCAGCGGAATGACATCAATTTTGTGCGGGGAACCTTTCGGGTTCGCGGCGATGTGATTGAGATTTTCCCAGCTTCCAAGGGAGAACATGCAGTACGGGTCGAATTCTTCGGCGATGAGATTGAACGGATTACCGAGATCGACGTGCTGACCGGCGAGTTGGTTGGCGAGCGGGAGCATGTAGCGATCTTTCCGGCCTCCCACTTTGTCACCCAAGAGGAGACCATGAGGGTGGCGCTCGTTAATATTGAGCGGGAGTTGGAGCAGCGCCTCGAGGAATTCCGCTCCCAAGGTAAGCTGCTTGAAGCGCAGCGGCTGGAGCAGCGGACGCGTTACGATATTGAGATGATGAAGGAAGTGGGCTTCTGTTCGGGGATTGAGAACTATTCCGGGCCGCTGACCTTCCGTGAGCGTGGCGCTACGCCGTATACGCTGCTGGATTATTTTCCAGACGATATGCTGGTTGTCATCGACGAGTCCCATGTGACGCTGCCACAAATCCGGGCTATGTATAACGGGGACCAGGCCCGGAAGAATGTGCTGGTGGATCACGGCTTCCGTCTGCCTTCAGCGCTGGATAACCGGCCTCTTAAATTTGAAGAGTTCGAAGATAAGGTGAACCAGGTCATCTATGTCTCTGCTACACCGGGCCCCTACGAGATCGAGCATACGGACAAGATGGTAGAACAGATTATCCGGCCGACAGGGCTGCTGGATCCGATTATTGAAGTTCGTCCAACCGAGGGGCAGATTGATGATCTGATCGGAGAAATACGAGACCGTATCGACAGAGACGAGCGGGTGCTTGTCACCACTTTGACCAAGAAGATGTCCGAAGATTTAACCGACTATCTCAAGGAGATTGGCATCAAGGTCAGATATTTGCATTCGGATATCAAGACCCTGGAGAGAATGCAGATTCTTCGGGATCTGCGTCTCGGAACCTTCCATGTGCTCATCGGCATCAACCTGCTGCGGGAAGGCCTCGATCTGCCAGAAGTCTCACTTGTAGCTATTCTAGATGCCGATAAGGAAGGCTTCCTCCGCTCGGAGCGTTCACTGATCCAGACCATCGGCCGGGCTGCCCGGAATGCAGATGGCCGGGTGGTGATGTATGGTGATCAGATCACGGAGTCGATGGATAAGGCGATCAAGGAGACCGAACGGCGACGCAGCATCCAGATAGCCTATAATGAGAAGCATGGCATTACACCTCAGACGATACGCAAGAAGATCCGTGATGTGATTGAGGCGACGAAGGTCGCAGAGAGCAAAGCGGATTATTTGGCGGACGGCGGGAACAAGAAGCTGTCTAAGAAAGAGCGTCAGTCGCTGATTCAGCGGCTTGAGGCAGAAATGAAGGAGGCCGCCAAGAATCTGCAGTTCGAGCGGGCCGCAGAGCTGCGCGACGCCGTTCTGGAACTGAAGGCGGAATAA
- a CDS encoding PDZ domain-containing protein — translation MLEWLWTLTDALVQLLAQPFYYISILLIALQYRRQVLLERRLFHVRLHSWVMQTLRTMLGGLLAGLGVSAVSLAFGMTLSLEGVLMLWAVSIVLMLLQIRYLCLAYAVGVLGIAQFVVNRFPSWTGAGWGAEVLSALRELNIPALLALAALLHIAEALLVRWQGASFAGPLFYEGKRGKPVGGFQMQSFWPVPLLLLVPAQTAGSVLPWTPLFGGDAWQGGFSLLGLPVIIGFSEMTRSALPKAKARLSSGRLLAYGLLLLALALFSRWYSPLMPVAALVAFLLHEGLIWYSRFEEHNRSPIFVHSPRGLKVLAVLPDSPAEKLGIASGEVISRVNGMKITTKEDLHAALRLNPAFCKLEVLNLSGESKFLQRAIFAGEHHQLGVILAPDEDAPAVLRPQSLSLLQLLSPRRGTRRMGREAASGKQRPAGPRQDELHNETGV, via the coding sequence ATGTTGGAATGGCTATGGACCTTGACGGATGCCTTGGTGCAGCTGCTTGCGCAGCCGTTTTACTATATTTCCATTCTGTTGATTGCGCTGCAATACCGCAGACAAGTGCTGCTGGAACGCAGGCTGTTCCATGTGCGGCTGCACAGCTGGGTCATGCAAACGTTGCGTACGATGCTCGGGGGGCTTCTGGCCGGCCTTGGCGTATCCGCTGTGTCGCTGGCGTTCGGGATGACGCTGAGTTTGGAAGGCGTTCTGATGCTGTGGGCCGTATCGATCGTGCTGATGCTGCTGCAGATCAGGTATTTATGCCTTGCCTATGCAGTAGGTGTGCTTGGAATAGCCCAGTTTGTTGTAAACAGATTCCCTTCCTGGACAGGAGCAGGGTGGGGCGCAGAAGTATTAAGCGCACTGCGTGAGCTGAATATTCCAGCGCTGCTGGCCCTTGCGGCGCTGCTGCATATTGCGGAAGCACTGCTGGTGCGGTGGCAGGGGGCTTCCTTTGCAGGCCCCTTATTCTACGAAGGGAAGCGGGGAAAGCCGGTTGGCGGCTTTCAGATGCAGAGCTTCTGGCCAGTGCCGCTGCTGCTGTTAGTGCCCGCGCAGACGGCGGGCAGTGTGCTGCCCTGGACGCCCCTGTTCGGGGGCGACGCCTGGCAGGGCGGCTTCAGCCTGCTGGGCCTGCCGGTCATTATCGGCTTCAGCGAGATGACCCGCAGCGCGCTGCCGAAGGCGAAGGCTCGCCTGTCCTCCGGACGCCTGCTGGCGTACGGGCTCCTGCTGCTAGCCTTGGCGCTGTTCTCGCGCTGGTACAGCCCGCTGATGCCTGTGGCGGCGCTGGTGGCCTTCCTTCTGCACGAAGGGCTCATCTGGTACAGCCGGTTCGAAGAGCATAACCGGAGCCCGATCTTCGTGCACTCGCCGCGAGGCCTTAAGGTGCTCGCGGTGCTGCCGGACAGCCCGGCCGAGAAGCTGGGCATTGCCTCAGGCGAGGTGATCAGCCGCGTGAACGGCATGAAGATCACGACGAAGGAAGATCTTCATGCCGCGCTCCGGCTGAATCCGGCCTTCTGCAAGCTGGAGGTGCTCAACCTCAGCGGGGAGAGCAAGTTCCTGCAGCGGGCGATCTTCGCCGGTGAACATCACCAGCTGGGCGTCATTTTAGCGCCGGATGAAGATGCACCGGCCGTGCTGCGACCGCAGTCTCTGTCGCTGCTTCAGCTGCTGTCCCCGCGGCGGGGAACTCGCCGGATGGGACGGGAAGCAGCTTCCGGGAAGCAGCGCCCGGCAGGGCCAAGGCAGGACGAGCTGCACAACGAGACAGGAGTGTAA
- the treR gene encoding trehalose operon repressor: MRENIYLSIYNQLTNDIHEGTLQPGDKLASEHELALRFATTRETVRKALGLLSQNGYIQKVRGKGSFVLDVSKFDFPVSGLVSFKEIADKLEQPTRTLVYQLELKRPNEYVRKQLELEPAGLVWEVVRARVMDKERIILDKDYFRSDLVPELTREICEHSIYDYLEHELKLKISFAKKEITVEPLTEDDRQYLDLHQDTHVVVVRNYVYLDDAQLFEYTESRHRLDKFRFVDFARRQS, translated from the coding sequence ATGCGAGAAAATATATACCTATCCATCTATAATCAGTTGACGAACGATATTCATGAAGGCACTCTGCAGCCAGGAGACAAGCTGGCTTCCGAACACGAGCTAGCCCTGCGCTTTGCGACAACCCGGGAGACAGTTCGAAAAGCGCTGGGGCTGCTGTCTCAGAACGGGTATATTCAGAAGGTTCGCGGCAAAGGCTCTTTTGTGCTGGACGTTAGCAAATTCGACTTCCCTGTATCTGGATTGGTCAGCTTCAAGGAAATTGCCGACAAGCTTGAACAGCCGACCCGTACCCTGGTGTATCAGCTGGAGCTCAAGCGGCCCAATGAATATGTTCGCAAACAGCTTGAGCTGGAACCAGCTGGCCTCGTCTGGGAAGTAGTTCGTGCAAGAGTAATGGACAAAGAGCGTATTATTCTGGACAAGGATTACTTTCGGAGTGATTTAGTTCCCGAGCTGACCCGTGAGATTTGCGAACATTCCATCTATGACTATCTGGAGCATGAGCTGAAGCTGAAGATCAGCTTTGCCAAAAAGGAAATTACCGTCGAGCCCTTAACTGAGGATGACCGACAATACCTGGATCTTCATCAGGATACGCATGTTGTGGTTGTACGCAATTATGTATATCTGGATGATGCCCAGTTGTTCGAATATACCGAATCCCGGCACCGGCTCGACAAATTCCGCTTTGTCGATTTTGCCCGACGTCAGAGCTGA
- a CDS encoding flagellar motor protein MotB gives MRQRGRKPKQASGDSKDRWMITYADLITLLLIFFVIMYAMSRLDTEKYKEVTESLQATFNSGDSILDGSKGIQGSMNPSASKATNQQGKKDSSGTNNAQELSERELAFRKQETQLQDLMKVIQQYVKDNKLEDQIFVSDEPKGIAITLSDRFLFDVGKADLKGGSEKTLSKLGSLFAKLDTSISIEGHTDNQPIVNSSRYKDNWELSGARALSVLRYFLSHTSMSADSFQYAGYADTRPAADNSTEQGRQKNRRVEITVLRQLTQ, from the coding sequence ATGAGACAGCGAGGCCGCAAGCCGAAGCAGGCTTCAGGTGACTCCAAAGATCGCTGGATGATCACTTATGCGGATCTGATCACCCTGCTGCTGATCTTCTTCGTAATTATGTATGCCATGAGCCGCCTGGACACGGAGAAATATAAGGAAGTTACAGAATCGCTTCAGGCTACATTTAACAGCGGCGATTCTATACTTGACGGCAGTAAGGGCATCCAAGGCTCCATGAACCCCAGTGCTTCGAAGGCTACCAACCAGCAGGGGAAGAAAGACAGCTCTGGGACGAATAACGCTCAGGAGCTCAGTGAGCGGGAGCTGGCTTTCCGCAAGCAGGAGACTCAGCTGCAGGACCTTATGAAAGTGATTCAGCAATACGTTAAGGATAATAAACTGGAGGATCAGATCTTTGTCTCGGACGAGCCTAAAGGAATTGCAATTACGCTCAGCGACCGCTTCCTGTTCGATGTGGGCAAAGCGGATCTGAAGGGCGGCTCCGAGAAGACGCTGTCCAAGCTGGGAAGCCTGTTCGCTAAGCTGGATACTTCCATCAGCATTGAGGGGCACACGGACAACCAACCGATCGTGAACAGCTCCCGCTACAAAGACAACTGGGAATTGTCCGGGGCTCGTGCCTTGTCCGTGCTCCGTTATTTTCTTAGTCATACCAGCATGTCTGCAGACAGCTTCCAGTATGCCGGTTATGCAGATACTCGGCCTGCCGCCGACAACAGTACAGAGCAGGGCCGCCAGAAGAACCGGCGGGTAGAAATCACCGTCCTGCGCCAGCTGACACAATAG
- a CDS encoding nitroreductase family protein — protein MSAFDELIQSRRSAMKFQTDVQISQHELSELFHAAALAPSCYNLQHTHYVAVTKPEEKEKLKQAAGGQHKVVMASAAIVVLGDLDAYKKADQIYGGMRDLGIMSQLDYDLMLDTINGLYESRGAEFQKEEAIRNASLSAMLFMLNAKDKGWDTCPMIGFDPEAVRELLHIPDHLIPVMMITLGKEDTSKQRPRGYRKPVAEFVTFDRFC, from the coding sequence ATGAGTGCTTTTGATGAGTTGATCCAATCCCGCCGTTCGGCTATGAAATTCCAGACCGATGTTCAGATATCCCAGCATGAGCTTAGCGAGCTGTTCCATGCCGCTGCCTTAGCGCCTTCCTGCTATAATCTTCAGCACACGCACTACGTTGCCGTGACCAAGCCCGAGGAGAAGGAGAAGCTCAAGCAGGCAGCAGGAGGACAACATAAGGTTGTTATGGCGTCAGCTGCTATTGTTGTATTAGGCGACCTGGATGCCTACAAGAAGGCGGATCAGATATACGGAGGCATGAGGGATCTTGGGATCATGAGCCAGCTGGATTATGATCTCATGCTGGATACCATTAACGGGCTTTATGAGTCCAGAGGTGCGGAATTTCAAAAAGAAGAGGCCATTCGCAACGCTTCCCTGTCTGCCATGCTGTTCATGTTGAACGCTAAAGACAAGGGATGGGACACTTGTCCGATGATCGGCTTTGATCCGGAAGCGGTGAGGGAGCTTCTTCATATCCCGGATCATCTGATTCCTGTAATGATGATTACACTTGGCAAAGAGGATACTTCTAAGCAGCGGCCGCGGGGTTACCGCAAGCCTGTTGCCGAGTTTGTAACCTTTGATCGCTTTTGTTAA
- a CDS encoding flagellar motor protein, whose translation MEFITIIGILIGIAALVGGFLWEGGHMIGLLQWTSALIVFGGTAAAVIVSFSRAKLKTFPRAIAYAFTSRKQDNDRLIEDVVSMATTARRSGVLALEKQGEDHDDPFLKEGIQLVVDGTDQQLIKQIMELEIDAVEQRHEGYAKLFEAAGGYAPTMGIIGTVMGLIHVLGSLSEPTNLGPSIALAFTATLYGVASANLLFLPIASKIKSRNEEDVLRMEMLLLGILSVQNGDHPSLVRKKLESFASQENRSMRPSVEEAL comes from the coding sequence ATGGAATTCATCACAATTATCGGCATCCTCATTGGGATCGCTGCACTGGTAGGGGGTTTTTTATGGGAAGGCGGCCATATGATCGGGCTGCTGCAATGGACATCTGCACTCATTGTATTCGGCGGAACGGCCGCAGCGGTTATTGTCAGCTTCTCGCGAGCGAAGCTCAAGACCTTTCCCAGAGCTATCGCTTACGCTTTCACCTCGCGCAAACAAGACAATGACCGTCTTATAGAAGACGTCGTTTCCATGGCAACGACGGCCCGTCGTAGCGGCGTGCTTGCCTTGGAGAAGCAGGGAGAAGATCACGATGATCCCTTCCTCAAGGAAGGCATCCAGCTCGTGGTCGATGGAACGGATCAGCAGCTCATCAAGCAGATTATGGAGCTGGAGATCGATGCGGTCGAGCAACGGCATGAAGGATATGCCAAGCTGTTTGAAGCTGCGGGCGGCTATGCGCCAACCATGGGGATTATCGGAACCGTCATGGGACTGATTCATGTTCTAGGCAGCCTGTCAGAGCCAACCAATCTCGGCCCTTCCATTGCGCTTGCTTTTACCGCAACGCTGTACGGAGTTGCCAGTGCGAACCTGCTCTTCCTGCCAATCGCCTCCAAGATTAAATCCCGTAATGAGGAGGATGTTCTGCGGATGGAAATGCTTCTCTTGGGTATCCTTTCCGTTCAGAATGGAGATCATCCGTCCCTTGTGCGCAAGAAGCTGGAATCCTTCGCCTCCCAGGAGAATAGGAGTATGCGTCCTTCCGTGGAGGAAGCGCTATGA